In the genome of Nitratireductor sp. GISD-1A_MAKvit, the window TGGGCATGTTTCCCTGGTGTGGGCGCGGGGTCTTGGCCATCGTCGAATTCTCGCCGCTCCACAAGTTGCTGAATGTGTTGCCGCTTTCATTGAATCCAGGCGCGAGAGAAAAATCCCGGAACGGACTGGAGGGCGCGCGGAGGAACGTTTACCAATGGCAAACTGAGTTTTGGAATTCGCGACAATTTTATCGATCACGAGGCGACCTTGCGAATGATAACTGTTATTCTGGTTGCGATTCAAGCTGGGGGTGCGTGCTGGCTCAAGCACGATAACGGGCGTGATCCATTCTCGTGATCTTTGCGAGCAGGGCATGTCATCCTCCGGAAAACGACTCCGGCCGGGGTGGGGTGATCGATGAGGTTGAAGTCGAAACGGAAGAATTGGTTGCTCAGTGCGGCCGTTGCCATGATTGTTGGTGCCACGGGCACAGCGAATGCGCAGGCCGACAATCTTTTCGATATGCTGTTCGGTGGTGGTATTCGCAAGAAAGAGCGGGTGGCAACGCCTCCTCCTGCTGCATCAAAGCCGGTCACACGAAAACCGGTGAAACGCAGGGCCGCTCCCAAGATCTCGGCTCCATCCTACTACAACTACAGCCCCGCTCGGCTCACGCGCGTCGCCTTTGCACAGATCAAGCCCCCTAAGCGAGAGGACGCATTTTCGCCGGCCCTGGAGGGGGTGTCCTTTCGAGAGGCTCTTCCCAGTCTTGAGGAGGTGGAGCTTTATGCGGAAAACGATATCGCCGATGCGGTCGTCGAGTTCTATTCGCGCAACCCCGATTTCATCTGGGTGACCGGTTATCAGGTTAACGACCGGGCCAGGAGTGTCCTGCGCGAACTCGCCGAGGCCGGAAGGCATGGCCTGAACGAAGCCGATTACACGGTCGGGGTACCGGGCCCTGATTTTTCCTACGACAGGATCGCCGAGCGACAAGCTGAACTCATCCGTTTTGAAATGACCCTGACTGCGCGTGCATTGCGTTATGCGCGTGATGCTTTTGCAGGGCGGGTCGATCCGAACAAACTTTCCGGCTATCACGACTTTCCCAAAAAGCCGATGAACCTGCAGCAAAGCGTGGCGTTCATGGCCAACATGGACGAACCGGCGCTTTATCTCAAAGGCCTGCATCCTCAGAACGACATGTACCGCCAGCTCCGCGCGGAACTGGAGGCGCTGCGTGGCTCCGTCGAACGTGAGATCGTGGTCGATCCCAAAACCTTTGTGCGTCCCGGCGGCGCCTCACCAGAGTTTGCCAAACTTCTGAAAATCATTGAACGCGACGCAGAGGAAACCTTTCTGGCCCAGCATGGAACGACGCTGACGGAGCATGCTGGGAGCGAGGTTTACTCCAGTGCCCTTGTTCCGGTTATCGAGGCCGTGCAGAGAAAGCATGACTTGACACCGGACGGTATCGTCGGCCCGCGCACAGTCGCGGCGATTGCAGGTGTGTCAAAAGCGGATCGCATCGAAAAGGTTGTTTATTCGCTGGAGCGGCTGCGCTGGCATCCTTCGGATCTCGGCGATACCCGTGTCGTCATCAATGCCGCGTCCTTCAATGTCGATTTTTTTGACAGGGGCGAACACCGTATCTCCATGCGGACGGTGGTTGGGCGCAATGCCAATCAGACCAGTTTTTTCTATGATGAGCTGGAAACGGTGGAATTCAACCCATATTGGGGGGTGCCCCGGTCCATTATCGTCAACGAGATGCTGCCGAAACTCTGGCGCGATCCCAGCTATCTGGATCGCAATGGATACGAGGTCATCAACAGCAAGGGGCGGAGGATTTCGTCCTCTGCCGTGAACTGGGGGCAATATGGAAGGAATGTTCCTTACAGCGTTCGACAGAAACCCGGGCCCAGAAATGCGCTCGGTGAGCTGAAGATCCTGTTTCCCAACAGGCATGCGATCTATATGCATGACACTCCGTCCAAGAGCCTGTTCCAGCGCGACACGCGGGCTTTCAGCCATGGCTGTGTTCGGCTGGCTGATCCGCGGGCCATGGCTGCCGCAGTGCTGGATATCTCTGTTGAGCAGGTCGCAGGTCTCATCGAGAAAGGTGATCGCAGCCGTCCGACGCGGCGGAAGGTCGAGCGCAGGATTCCTGTCTATGTCGGCTACTTCACCGCCTGGCCCGAGGTGGACGGGGAGGTCGCCTTCCATGGCGATATCTATGGGCGTGATCAACGCTTGAAGACCGCTCTCGAGAAGACCGCCGACCTACGTTCTCCCAGCAGTTGACCTGGCGGTGCTGCCATTCCGGCGCGCGCCCTGCCGGGATCGGGGCGACCTGACCGGCCGGTTCAGTTGCGCCAGAATGTTGGAAGAAAGAGAACGATCACGGCCAGGATCTCCAGCCGACCGAGCAGCATGGTGCCTGAAAGAACCCACTTGGCAAAATCGCTCAGCGGCTGGAAATTGCCTGCCGGACCAATGGTCGTTCCCAGTCCCGGTCCCACATTCGTGAGCGCAGTCAGCGCGCCCGTCATCGAGGTCAGGAAATCGAGCCCGCTTGCCGATAAAAGTACGGTCGAAAACACCCAGGATCCTAAGAAAGCCACCACGAAAAGCACCACCGAACGCTGCATCTGGTCATCGACGACACGGTTGCCATAATGCAGTGCCCGGATGGAGTGCGGATGAATGAGCAGGCGCAGGCCGTTGCGCAGCATCGCTCCAAGTATGAGGAAGCGATACGCTTTCACACCACCAGATGTCGAGCCGGAACAGCCACCCAGAAAAGTGGCGAAGAAAGCCAGCGTCACCGCGAATGGCCCCCACGATGTGTAATCTTCGCTGGCAAAGCCCGTGGTGGTGATAATGGATGTGAAGTTGAACGCGGTTGACGCGATGATGTCGTCAAACGGTTCTCCGGTAACGATGCGGCGTTGAACGGCAAGAACGACAACGAATGCGGTGACATATCCCAGGAAGAGCCGGATCTGGGGATCCCGCAAGGCATCGAGACGCCCTCGCACAAAAAACAGGACGAGGATGGAAAACGGCAGCGCGCCCAGAAGCATGAAGAAGGTGCCGATCCACAGGAGAGCGTTGCCTTCAAAGAAACCAAACGAAGCATCGTGGGTGGAGAAACCGCCCGTTGCAATGGTGGTCATTGCGTGATTGAGAGCGTCGAACTTGCTCATGCCTGCTGCTGCATAGGCCAGCGCACAAAGCGCTGTCATCATGACATAAACCCCGACGAGTGCGATCAGAAAACTTATGAAACGTTCGTAGGGTCTGTTCTCGATGTCGGAGGATTCTATCCGGAAATAGGAAAATCCGCCCACCTTAAGAAGAGGCAGAAGAAAGAGGCCAAGGGCGACCACGCCGATGCCTCCGATCCATTGCAAAATCGATCGCCACAGCAGCAGTCCGGGGGGCAGATTGTCCAGTCCGGATATCACCGTGGAGCCGGTGGTGGTGATGGCTGAAACCGATTCGAACACGGCCTCTGCCAGATCGAGCTTTAATGATGAGTTGTAAAAGGGCAGGGCGCCAACAAAGCCGAGCATCAGCCACAGAACCACGACCACGAGAAAGGTGGATTGCGTGGAGCCATGATGGCTGAGGGGCGCGCGTGTTGCCGCGGCAATTGTCAGGGCTATCGCGCCGGTCGCGAATGCGCAGACCACGAATACCTGCCAGTCTTCATTGCTGTAGTAGAGGTCGACAGCCGCAGGCAAGAGCATCGAGGCCGCGACATAGACTGCAAAAACGGCTGCAGGATATGCTGCCGTTCTGATTGTCGAAGGTTGCACTTTCCAAACCTCGAAATGTGTCGCGAGTGTTGGTAGTCCAGAAAGTCTGTGAAGAAAAGCGCATTAATGATCAGGTGGGCATGCGCCAGGAGCATGGCTGGCGCACGATTCCGGCCGGTATCGGATCGTTACCGTAGTTTGCAATAAAACCCGGCGCTCTCGCTCATTCCGTGCTCGGGATGGGTGTCTATCGCGTGGGAAAGTGAGGGTATTTTCCACCGGTCCCGAATTTCGTATCCCATGGCGGAAATCATCGAGAGGAAGGCGCTCTCGTTGCGCATCTGGTATGGCACCAGGGCTGGGCCGATCCGCTCCAGGGTAACAATGGTCCTGCCTTCGCGTAGCGCAACCTTGTTCAGAATGAGATGCCTTGGCGGTGTCTCCAGCCTTGCAATCAGGTCTGGCAATGGAACGTCGAGATACTGCAGCAGGCCGGACCCCAAAAAGAGGTCGTATGACCGCCCTTTGTCGAGATGGCTTGTGAAGGAGAGCGCACCAAGCCCTTCGGCGAGAGCCCGCTTTTCGCCTATTCTTACGATTGCGGGTAGGTCGTAGACGGTCCAGTGCAGCTGATCGGTGGGTGGATAGATCCTGCGGAAGGCCCGGTATTTCGTACCCATATGCCCACCAGCATCAAGCACCGAACCGATCTCGCTTTGCAACCTGCTGATCCAGAACAGGACCGGGTAGTCCCAGGGTACCAGTTGGCACATGACATCGAAAGCGACATCCGCCACCCCCTCGTGATCATAACCGGCCATACCCCTTCGTTTTGCGGCCTCAAGTGCTTGCTGATAGGTGGCGAATGCACCCTGAAACCGTACGGGACGACCGGTCATCATCCTAAGTCTGCCCAGCGCCGCTTTGAGGGGGCGAGCGGCTGCTCTTCCTGACTGCTTGATCGTCTGTCTGAGCATAACGGTCGACATGGGGAACTGCCCGGGCCTGGTCGCAAACACGATTGTTCAAGAGCCGACCCTAGGTCGGTCGTGGTGCAGGACCGATTCAGCAAAAGTGATGAGACATGCCTCAAATGGGCTAGCTGTGTCGCTTCATAGCGGGAAATCATGCTTTCTGGCGATTTCCCAGATGCGCTTGTTGGTTTCGATCAGCCGATTGATGGAGCCGGTGATCTTTTCGATTTCCGTTTCGTCGATCATGTCGACCCTGCCGTATTTCAGGCGGTCACCCGTGTCGGATATCCGCATCAGGAGGGTGGAAACATTCTCCCCCGTATCGTCAAAAGAATAGATGCAGTGATTGTATTTGTTGCGCAGCTTGGCCTCGCTCATCATTCGGCGGGTCACGCTCAAAACCTCCTGACGCACGGTTGCTGCCGTTCGATCCAGTTTGGCCAGCCGTTCAACCAGATCGACACGGGCACGTGAGGTGTTCAGTGTGAGAAAGATGACAGTCGCTGTTTCCATATCGACCCGGGCAAGCCCCGCTATCAAATGGATGAGGAGGCTTTCCGTGTTGGTCCACGTGTAGTTCAACTGTCCCAAGAGGGTCAGAACTTCCCGAAAACGCGGGGTGGCTTCCTTCATTGCAGGATTGCCCGTTTACACACACCATCAGGTCCAACGCCACTCACGGTAACACCTCGGCTCCGCAGCGTCCATTGAGCAGGGTTGTGCCGTCTCAGTCTTCGCGGAAGGCCCGGTTCATGCTGTCAACGATCGGTTTCGAGAGGTACTCGAAGAACGTGCGCTCCGCCGTTTGAATGAGCACTTCGGCAGGCATCCCGGGCGTTGGAAGAAATCCCGGTACCCGCGCCAGTTCGCTGGGTGAAAGACGGATGCGGGCGAGATAGATTTCCCGTGGCTCATTGGTCGACTGATCACGGAGTGCATCTGCGGAGACGTAAAACACCCTGCCTGTCAGAACCGGCGTCGTGCGCTGGTTCAGGGCTGTCAGGCGAACGGTGGCTTCCTGTCCGTCCCGAACGCTGTCGATCTTCGTGCGGGGGATTTGCGTCTCGATGATCAGTGGCACATCGGATGGCAGGATTTCGGCTAT includes:
- a CDS encoding methyltransferase, TIGR04325 family; this encodes MMTGRPVRFQGAFATYQQALEAAKRRGMAGYDHEGVADVAFDVMCQLVPWDYPVLFWISRLQSEIGSVLDAGGHMGTKYRAFRRIYPPTDQLHWTVYDLPAIVRIGEKRALAEGLGALSFTSHLDKGRSYDLFLGSGLLQYLDVPLPDLIARLETPPRHLILNKVALREGRTIVTLERIGPALVPYQMRNESAFLSMISAMGYEIRDRWKIPSLSHAIDTHPEHGMSESAGFYCKLR
- a CDS encoding TrkH family potassium uptake protein yields the protein MQPSTIRTAAYPAAVFAVYVAASMLLPAAVDLYYSNEDWQVFVVCAFATGAIALTIAAATRAPLSHHGSTQSTFLVVVVLWLMLGFVGALPFYNSSLKLDLAEAVFESVSAITTTGSTVISGLDNLPPGLLLWRSILQWIGGIGVVALGLFLLPLLKVGGFSYFRIESSDIENRPYERFISFLIALVGVYVMMTALCALAYAAAGMSKFDALNHAMTTIATGGFSTHDASFGFFEGNALLWIGTFFMLLGALPFSILVLFFVRGRLDALRDPQIRLFLGYVTAFVVVLAVQRRIVTGEPFDDIIASTAFNFTSIITTTGFASEDYTSWGPFAVTLAFFATFLGGCSGSTSGGVKAYRFLILGAMLRNGLRLLIHPHSIRALHYGNRVVDDQMQRSVVLFVVAFLGSWVFSTVLLSASGLDFLTSMTGALTALTNVGPGLGTTIGPAGNFQPLSDFAKWVLSGTMLLGRLEILAVIVLFLPTFWRN
- a CDS encoding murein L,D-transpeptidase, which gives rise to MLSAAVAMIVGATGTANAQADNLFDMLFGGGIRKKERVATPPPAASKPVTRKPVKRRAAPKISAPSYYNYSPARLTRVAFAQIKPPKREDAFSPALEGVSFREALPSLEEVELYAENDIADAVVEFYSRNPDFIWVTGYQVNDRARSVLRELAEAGRHGLNEADYTVGVPGPDFSYDRIAERQAELIRFEMTLTARALRYARDAFAGRVDPNKLSGYHDFPKKPMNLQQSVAFMANMDEPALYLKGLHPQNDMYRQLRAELEALRGSVEREIVVDPKTFVRPGGASPEFAKLLKIIERDAEETFLAQHGTTLTEHAGSEVYSSALVPVIEAVQRKHDLTPDGIVGPRTVAAIAGVSKADRIEKVVYSLERLRWHPSDLGDTRVVINAASFNVDFFDRGEHRISMRTVVGRNANQTSFFYDELETVEFNPYWGVPRSIIVNEMLPKLWRDPSYLDRNGYEVINSKGRRISSSAVNWGQYGRNVPYSVRQKPGPRNALGELKILFPNRHAIYMHDTPSKSLFQRDTRAFSHGCVRLADPRAMAAAVLDISVEQVAGLIEKGDRSRPTRRKVERRIPVYVGYFTAWPEVDGEVAFHGDIYGRDQRLKTALEKTADLRSPSS